The following proteins come from a genomic window of Nymphalis io chromosome 6, ilAglIoxx1.1, whole genome shotgun sequence:
- the LOC126768898 gene encoding striatin-interacting protein 1 — protein MGTNGNGRRGGAKQLDVRRPMEEGECMSLNDESPELDFVYDDCDSQANEIAELYSYTEHPEFQLNVKAFEDIMEEFNFPPSWQRLTNQQQRSVVMKLLDHLDVAVTEIRMRAMRCILYLAQGCWAEMQSDTEQAHWARYNIMTLYEMGTFSAFVELLNLEIVRSNAAVASRKLAESLADSTNLRVILSVLYLITEHMRTEKDNPNSEYIHLFKTFKEEIGTPFGEELLPVKLLGMVTQLCVGTTPHFPMKKVLLLLWKILLVYLGGSKEIKERKAKLREKYGLSPVTEDTLEVIKGMRSSSPPPSAADMIENQNPGQRKLKENERALRRQTFIKQTSLDESDEQIFTDKEETGNGSEDYPMEFQSMSNEGMQNMNQNCPDYMYIKRFDSPPPPPPLPRCLPWRSKVRQKDIDTFLDNVRIKFVGYSLPGDRQTIAGLPQPIHEGIEILKKHKYTSLAEVQAEREQEIARSPLTRGEKEVEETEAEVLYRAMLSNLPQYMIALLKILLAATPTSTAKTYSMNIMADVLPEEMPMTVLQSLKLGIDVNRHKEIIVKAVTAILLLLLKHFKLNHVYQFEFMSQHLVFANCMPLVVKFFNQNILSYIGAKNTIPIFDFPACVIGEQPELTKECLEIGDSPVPYSWRNVFSCINLLRILNKLTKWKNARIMMLVVVKSSPILKRTLKVRHALMQFYVLKLLKMQTKYLGRQWRKTNMKTISAIYSKVRHRLNDDWAFGNEIDARPWDFQDEECALKVSVDRFNQRRYGTDYLESGFSPADTDINSALDVNVELDEEFKSNYELWLEQEVYNNEINWDVLLSA, from the coding sequence ATGGGAACCAACGGTAATGGACGTCGCGGAGGTGCGAAACAACTGGATGTTCGCCGACCCATGGAAGAAGGGGAATGTATGAGTCTGAACGACGAGAGCCCTGAATTGGATTTTGTTTATGATGATTGCGATTCACAAGCAAATGAAATTGCTGAACTTTACAGTTACACCGAACATCCCGAGTTTCAATTAAATGTGAAGGCATTTGAGGATATAATGGAAGAATTCAATTTTCCTCCTAGTTGGCAGAGACTTACAAATCAACAACAGCGCTCTGTTGTTATGAAGTTGCTAGATCATCTGGATGTTGCAGTGACTGAGATTCGAATGCGAGCAATGCGATGTATATTGTATTTGGCTCAAGGTTGTTGGGCCGAAATGCAGTCTGATACGGAACAAGCCCATTGGGCTCGTTATAACATAATGACTTTATACGAAATGGGAACATTTTCTGCATTCGTagaacttttaaatttagaaatcgTTAGAAGTAATGCTGCTGTAGCATCCAGAAAGCTTGCAGAATCTTTGGCAGATTCAACTAACTTGAGAGTAATTTTATCTGTTTTGTACCTCATAACAGAACATATGAGAACAGAAAAAGATAATCCTAACTCAGAgtacattcatttatttaaaacctttaagGAAGAAATAGGAACACCCTTTGGAGAAGAATTGCTACCAGTTAAACTTTTGGGCATGGTTACTCAGTTATGTGTGGGAACCACTCCTCATTTTCCTATGAAAAAAGTATTACTGTTATTGTGGAAAATTTTACTAGTTTACCTTGGAGGTTCCAAAGAAATAAAGGAAAGAAAAGCCAAATTACGGGAAAAATATGGTTTGTCACCTGTAACTGAAGATACTCTTGAGGTCATTAAGGGAATGCGTTCAAGTTCTCCTCCTCCTAGTGCTGCTGATATGATTGAAAACCAAAATCCGGGTCAGAGAAAACTAAAAGAAAATGAAAGAGCGCTTCGAAGacaaacttttataaaacaaacatctCTGGATGAGTCTGATGAACAAATTTTTACTGATAAAGAAGAAACTGGTAATGGTTCTGAAGATTATCCTATGGAATTTCAGTCAATGTCCAATGAAGGTATGCAGAATATGAATCAAAATTGTCCAGATTACATGTACATAAAACGGTTTGATAGTCCACCACCACCTCCTCCCTTGCCTAGGTGCTTGCCATGGAGGTCTAAAGTTCGTCAAAAAGATATTGACACATTCTTAGATAATGTAAGAATAAAATTTGTTGGTTACTCACTTCCTGGTGACAGACAGACAATAGCTGGTTTACCACAGCCTATTCACGAAGGTattgagatattaaaaaaacacaagtaCACCAGCCTTGCTGAAGTCCAAGCTGAAAGAGAACAAGAAATAGCTCGAAGCCCTCTCACTAGAGGTGAAAAAGAAGTTGAAGAAACTGAGGCAGAAGTTTTGTATAGAGCTATGCTGTCAAATCTTCCACAGTATATGATTGCACTTTTGAAGATACTCTTAGCTGCTACGCCCACCTCTACGGCAAAAACATATTCGATGAATATAATGGCAGATGTTTTGCCTGAAGAAATGCCCATGACAGTACTACAGTCATTAAAACTTGGTATTGATGTAAACAGACACAAAGAAATCATTGTCAAAGCTGTGACAGCTATCCTGCTATTActtttgaaacattttaaattaaatcatgtGTATCAATTTGAATTCATGTCACAGCATTTGGTGTTTGCTAATTGTATGCCTTTAGTAGTGAaatttttcaatcaaaatattctttcttACATAGGAGCAAAGAATACAATACCAATATTTGACTTCCCTGCTTGTGTTATAGGCGAACAACCTGAACTTACTAAAGAATGTTTGGAAATAGGTGACTCTCCAGTTCCATATTCTTGGAGGAATGTTTTTTCATGTATAAATCTAttgagaatattaaataaattaacaaagtgGAAAAATGCTAGAATTATGATGTTGGTTGTAGTTAAAAGTTCTCCAATACTGAAGCGTACATTGAAAGTGAGACATGCTTTGATGCAGTTCTATGTACTGAAGCTATTAAAAATGCAAACTAAGTACTTAGGCCGCCAATGGAGGAAAACTAACATGAAAACCATTAGTGCAATATACTCCAAAGTACGACATAGACTCAATGATGACTGGGCTTTTGGAAATGAAATTGATGCACGACCTTGGGACTTTCAAGATGAAGAATGTGCCCTTAAGGTCAGTGTAGATCGGTTCAATCAAAGGAGATATGGTACTGATTACCTAGAAAGTGGATTTTCACCAGCCGACACAGACATTAACAGTGCTCTTGATGTGAATGTTGAGCTTGATGaggaatttaaaagtaattatgagCTTTGGCTCGAACAagaagtatataataatgaaatcaaCTGGGATGTTTTGCTATCTGCATGA
- the LOC126768964 gene encoding abl interactor 2 — MAELAALLQTDIPEGRNHLTDSHTNLERVAEYCEANYFQSENKRLALESTKNYTTQSLASVAYQINTLAYNFLQLLELQTMQLAEMEGQMNHIAQTVAIHKEKVARREIGVLTANKVTNRQYKIIAPANPEKPIKYVRKNIDYTALDDIGHGARWSSGSNGTPRGRRSGSAPGAAPLPAPTTKPPTPPAVVRSASAANTGTLGRGTLGKSSREYRTPPAVAPPQVPSHYAPNYPRRPPGYSTLPVAQPQVGMVHPNQHQSPSNYSQQDLHSSMPPPPSPLIGSDGEHSQHSMSLPGHRASSSSASGGGSARGGSASPPLPPPPLDDELAADAFGRPHLLQNKMGNQYTNAVPAIVPDEEDLPGWVPKNYIEKVVAIYDYYADKEDELSFQESAVIYVLKKNDDGWWEGVMDGVTGLFPGNYVEPCV; from the exons ATGGCAGAATTAGCAGCATTGCTTCAGACTGATATACCGGAAGGGCGGAACCATTTAACAGACAGTCACACCAATCTCGAAAGGGTCGCCGAATATTGTGAAGCAAATTACTTTCAATCTGAAAACAAGAGATTGGCTTTAGAGAGTACCAAAAACTACACAACCCAGTCTTTAGCAAGTGTAGCATATCAAATAAATACTCTTGCATACAACTTCCTTCAGCTACTGGAATTGCAAACAATGCAATTGGCGGAAATGGAAGGTCAGATGAACCATATTGCTCAAACAGTGGCTATTCACAAAGAGAAAGTTGCTAGAAGGGAAATAGGAGTTCTAACAGCTAATAAGGTCACAAAtcgacaatataaaataattgcacCAGCAAACCCAGAGAAGCCAATTAAATATGTTAGGAAGAATATTGATTACAcgg cTCTCGATGACATTGGCCATGGGGCCCGTTGGAGTAGCGGTAGTAATGGTACACCTCGTGGTCGTCGATCAGGTTCTGCTCCTGGAGCTGCTCCACTGCCAGCACCAACCACTAAGCCTCCAACACCACCAGCAGTTGTGCGCTCAGCTTCTGCTGCTAATACAGGCACATTAGGGAGAGGCACATTGg GCAAGTCGTCCCGCGAGTACCGCACGCCGCCGGCCGTGGCGCCGCCGCAGGTGCCGTCGCACTACGCGCCCAACtacccgcgccgcccgcccggGTACTCCACGCTGCCCGTCGCGCAACCGCAG gttgGCATGGTACATCCTAATCAGCACCAATCACCATCGAACTATTCTCAACAGGATTTGCATTCTAGTATGCCAC CTCCACCTTCTCCACTGATCGGCTCAGACGGTGAACACAGTCAACATTCGATGAGTCTCCCCGGACAT CGCGCGTCGTCGTCGTCGGCGTCGGGCGGCGGCTCGGCGCGCGGCGGCTCGGCGTCGCCGCCCCTCCCGCCGCCGCCGCTCGACGACGAGCTCGCCGCGGACGCGTTCGGCCGCCCGCATCTCCTGCAG aACAAGATGGGCAATCAGTATACTAATGCTGTGCCAGCAATAGTACCTGATGAGGAAGATTTACCCGGTTGGGTGCCAAAGAATTACATCGAAAAAG TGGTAGCCATCTACGACTACTACGCGGACAAGGAGGACGAGCTGTCGTTCCAGGAGAGCGCCGTCATCTACGTGCTGAAGAAGAACGACGACGGCTGGTGGGAGGGGGTCATGGACGGGGTCACGGGGCTGTTCCCGGGGAACTACGTCGAACCTTGTGTCTAA